The proteins below are encoded in one region of Streptomyces cyanogenus:
- a CDS encoding class I SAM-dependent methyltransferase: MTTTAGTDWAAWQESWDRQQEWYMPDREERFRIMLDMVEALVGTAPRVLDLACGTGSITARLLRRFPGATSTGVDLDPALLAIADGTFAGDDRVTLVTADLTDPGWPAKLPYDSYDAVLTATALHWLHSEPLATLYGQVAGLVRDGGVFMNADHMIDDTTPRINAAERAQRHARMDQAKRDGALDWTEWWQLAAGDPVLAEPTARRFEIYGEHADGDTPPPAWHARVLREKGFAEARPVWCSPSDTLLLALK, from the coding sequence ATGACCACAACCGCCGGAACCGACTGGGCGGCCTGGCAGGAGAGCTGGGACCGGCAGCAGGAGTGGTACATGCCGGACCGCGAGGAACGCTTCCGGATCATGCTCGACATGGTCGAGGCGCTCGTCGGCACCGCCCCGCGCGTGCTCGACCTCGCCTGCGGCACCGGCAGCATCACCGCCCGGCTGCTGCGCCGGTTCCCCGGGGCCACCAGCACCGGCGTCGACCTCGACCCGGCACTGCTCGCCATCGCGGACGGCACCTTCGCGGGCGACGACCGCGTCACCCTCGTCACCGCCGACCTCACGGACCCCGGCTGGCCGGCGAAGCTGCCGTACGACTCCTACGACGCCGTCCTGACCGCCACGGCCCTCCACTGGCTGCACAGCGAACCCCTCGCGACCCTCTACGGTCAGGTCGCGGGGCTGGTCCGCGACGGCGGTGTCTTCATGAACGCGGACCACATGATCGACGACACCACGCCCCGGATCAACGCGGCCGAGCGCGCCCAGCGCCATGCCCGCATGGATCAGGCCAAGCGGGACGGCGCCCTGGACTGGACCGAGTGGTGGCAGCTGGCGGCCGGGGACCCGGTCCTCGCCGAGCCGACCGCCCGCCGCTTCGAGATCTACGGCGAACACGCGGACGGGGACACGCCGCCGCCCGCCTGGCACGCGCGCGTACTGCGCGAGAAGGGGTTCGCCGAGGCCAGGCCGGTGTGGTGCTCACCCTCCGACACGCTGCTGCTCGCCCTCAAGTAG
- a CDS encoding amino acid ABC transporter ATP-binding protein, with protein MVKAEGVHKSFGHVEVLKGIDLEVKPGEVFCLIGPSGSGKSTFLRCINHLEKINAGRLYVDGELVGYRQQGEKLYELRDREVAVKRRDIGMVFQRFNLFPHMTAVENVMEAPVQVKGVSRAQARERAMQLLERVGLADRAGHYPSQLSGGQQQRVAIARALAMEPKLMLFDEPTSALDPELVGDVLDVMRDLAESGMTMVVVTHEMGFAREVGDSLVFMDGGVVVESGHPRDVLTNPQHERTQSFLSKVL; from the coding sequence ATGGTCAAGGCGGAGGGCGTCCACAAGTCCTTCGGCCACGTCGAGGTGCTCAAGGGCATCGACCTGGAGGTGAAGCCGGGCGAGGTGTTCTGCCTCATCGGCCCCTCCGGCTCCGGCAAGTCGACCTTCCTGCGGTGCATCAACCACCTGGAGAAGATCAACGCCGGGCGGCTGTACGTCGACGGCGAGCTGGTCGGCTACCGCCAGCAGGGCGAGAAGCTGTACGAGCTGCGCGACCGCGAGGTCGCCGTGAAGCGCCGGGACATCGGCATGGTCTTCCAGCGCTTCAACCTGTTCCCGCACATGACGGCCGTGGAGAACGTCATGGAGGCGCCGGTGCAGGTCAAGGGCGTGAGCCGGGCGCAGGCCCGGGAGCGGGCCATGCAGCTGCTGGAGCGCGTGGGCCTGGCCGACCGGGCCGGGCACTACCCCTCCCAGCTGTCCGGCGGCCAGCAGCAGCGCGTGGCGATCGCCCGGGCCCTGGCGATGGAGCCGAAGCTGATGCTGTTCGACGAGCCGACCTCGGCCCTGGACCCGGAGCTGGTCGGTGACGTCCTGGACGTCATGCGAGACCTCGCCGAGTCCGGTATGACCATGGTCGTCGTCACCCACGAGATGGGCTTCGCCCGCGAGGTGGGCGACAGCCTGGTGTTCATGGACGGCGGTGTGGTGGTGGAATCCGGCCACCCGCGGGACGTCCTGACGAACCCGCAGCACGAACGGACGCAGTCGTTCCTGTCCAAGGTGCTGTGA
- a CDS encoding amino acid ABC transporter permease, with product MTDIQKTAGEQGTPPAGPEAIKAIPVRHYGRYVSAVIALALLAAIVYAFSQGAINWGAIPDYFFDDRVVEGMSKTLLLTILSMAIGIVGGIVLAVMRLSKNPVTSSISWFYIWFFRGTPVLVQLVVWFNLGLVFEYINLGPLYKDEWSDFMTPFLTALLGLGLNEAAYMAEICRAGLLAVDEGQTEAAHALGMSHGKTLFRIVIPQAMRVIVPPTGNEVINMLKTTSLVSVVQYSELFRVAQDIGQTSGAPVEMYFLAATWYLILTSVLSVGQYYIERYYARGSSRSLPPTPWQKIRAHLTTLSSRKVTA from the coding sequence GTGACTGACATCCAGAAGACGGCCGGGGAGCAGGGCACTCCCCCGGCCGGACCGGAGGCGATCAAGGCCATCCCGGTCCGGCACTACGGACGATACGTTTCCGCCGTCATCGCCCTCGCGCTCCTCGCCGCGATCGTCTACGCCTTCTCCCAGGGCGCGATCAACTGGGGGGCGATCCCCGACTACTTCTTCGACGACCGCGTCGTGGAGGGCATGAGCAAGACGCTCCTGCTGACGATCCTGTCCATGGCGATCGGCATCGTCGGGGGCATCGTCCTGGCGGTGATGCGCCTGTCGAAGAACCCGGTGACGTCCTCCATCTCCTGGTTCTACATCTGGTTCTTCCGGGGCACACCGGTCCTGGTGCAGCTCGTCGTCTGGTTCAACCTGGGCCTGGTCTTCGAGTACATCAACCTGGGGCCGCTCTACAAGGACGAGTGGTCGGACTTCATGACCCCGTTCCTGACCGCCCTGCTGGGCCTCGGCCTCAACGAGGCCGCATACATGGCGGAGATCTGTCGTGCCGGCCTGCTCGCCGTGGACGAGGGCCAGACGGAGGCCGCCCACGCGCTGGGCATGAGCCACGGCAAGACGCTGTTCCGGATCGTGATCCCGCAAGCCATGCGGGTGATCGTGCCGCCGACCGGCAACGAGGTCATCAACATGCTGAAGACAACCTCGCTGGTGTCGGTCGTCCAGTACTCCGAGCTGTTCCGCGTGGCCCAGGACATCGGCCAGACCTCCGGCGCCCCGGTGGAGATGTACTTCCTCGCCGCCACCTGGTACTTGATCCTCACCTCGGTGCTGAGCGTCGGCCAGTACTACATCGAGCGGTACTACGCCCGCGGTTCCAGCCGCAGCCTCCCGCCGACCCCGTGGCAGAAGATCAGGGCCCACCTGACGACCCTGTCGAGCAGGAAGGTCACGGCATGA
- a CDS encoding ABC transporter substrate-binding protein, with product MTASSTRRTTAARSRLAAAGAIAVAGALLITGCGDQTKDKNQNSGSASTNSAPLADKLPQEIRSKGKIRVGSDIAYAPVEYKDSTGQIVGLDPDLAAALGKQLGVTFDFQNGTFDALLTGLRSDRYDIAMSAMTDNKNRQEGVDPDTGKKVGEGVDFVDYLTAGVSIYTRKGDTKGITTWDDLCGKKLAVQRGTTSEDLAKQQAKKCPSGKKLAIEAFDDNQQAQTRLRSGGADAVSADFPVAAYAVKTSGGGKDFEVVGDQVEAAPYGIAVSKKETQLRDALQAAMNAIIKNGEYQKILEKWGAQDGAVKESVINGGK from the coding sequence ATGACCGCAAGCTCCACCCGTCGTACAACCGCAGCGCGCTCCCGTCTGGCTGCGGCCGGTGCGATCGCGGTCGCAGGGGCCCTGCTGATCACCGGCTGCGGTGACCAGACGAAGGACAAGAACCAGAACTCCGGCAGCGCGTCCACCAACAGCGCACCGCTCGCCGACAAGCTCCCGCAGGAGATCCGCAGCAAGGGCAAGATCAGGGTCGGCTCGGACATCGCGTACGCCCCGGTCGAGTACAAGGACTCCACCGGCCAGATCGTCGGTCTCGACCCCGACCTGGCGGCGGCCCTGGGCAAGCAGCTCGGTGTGACCTTCGACTTCCAGAACGGCACCTTCGACGCGCTGCTCACCGGTCTGCGCTCGGACCGCTACGACATCGCGATGTCGGCGATGACGGACAACAAGAACCGTCAGGAGGGCGTCGACCCCGACACCGGCAAGAAGGTCGGCGAGGGCGTCGACTTCGTCGACTACCTGACCGCCGGTGTGTCGATCTACACCCGCAAGGGCGACACCAAGGGGATCACCACCTGGGATGACCTCTGCGGCAAGAAGCTCGCCGTCCAGCGCGGCACCACCTCGGAGGACCTGGCCAAGCAGCAGGCCAAGAAGTGTCCGTCCGGCAAGAAGCTCGCCATCGAGGCCTTCGACGACAACCAGCAGGCCCAGACCCGGCTGCGCTCGGGCGGCGCGGACGCCGTGTCCGCCGACTTCCCGGTCGCCGCGTACGCGGTGAAGACCTCCGGCGGCGGCAAGGACTTCGAGGTCGTCGGCGACCAGGTCGAGGCGGCCCCGTACGGCATCGCGGTCTCCAAGAAGGAGACGCAGCTGCGCGACGCCCTCCAGGCCGCGATGAACGCGATCATCAAGAACGGCGAATACCAGAAGATCCTCGAGAAGTGGGGCGCCCAGGACGGCGCCGTCAAGGAGTCCGTGATCAACGGCGGCAAGTGA
- a CDS encoding NAD(P)-dependent malic enzyme: MAAEIVNPRSDSSTDQDGGAEPLDSFDPAFALHRGGKMAVQATVPVRDKDDLSLAYTPGVARVCTAIADQPELVNDYTWKSNVVAVVTDGTAVLGLGDIGPEASLPVMEGKAILFKQFGGVDAVPIALDCTDVDDIIETVVRLAPSFGGVNLEDISAPRCFEIERRLQERLDIPIFHDDQHGTAVVTLAALRNAARLSGREIGQLRAVISGAGAAGVAIAKMLVEAGIGDVAVADRKGVVSADRDDLTPVKRELAGFTNKAGLSGSLETALAGADVFIGVSGGTVPEEAVASMAEGAFVFAMANPNPEVHPDVAHKYAAVVATGRSDFPNQINNVLAFPGIFAGALQVRATRITEGMKIAAAEALAAVVGDDLAADYVIPSPFDERVAPAVTAAVAAAARAEGVARR; the protein is encoded by the coding sequence GTGGCAGCGGAGATCGTCAATCCTCGCAGCGACAGCAGTACGGACCAGGACGGCGGGGCCGAGCCCCTCGATTCCTTCGATCCGGCGTTCGCGCTGCACCGCGGCGGCAAGATGGCCGTGCAGGCCACCGTGCCGGTCCGTGACAAGGACGACCTTTCCCTCGCGTACACGCCCGGCGTCGCTCGCGTGTGCACCGCGATCGCCGACCAGCCGGAGCTGGTCAACGACTACACATGGAAGTCCAACGTGGTCGCCGTCGTCACCGACGGTACGGCCGTGCTCGGACTCGGGGACATCGGTCCCGAGGCCTCCCTCCCCGTGATGGAGGGCAAGGCCATCCTGTTCAAGCAGTTCGGCGGCGTCGACGCGGTGCCGATCGCGCTCGACTGCACCGACGTGGACGACATCATCGAGACCGTCGTCCGGCTCGCTCCCTCCTTCGGCGGAGTGAACCTCGAGGACATCTCGGCGCCCCGGTGCTTCGAGATCGAGCGCCGGCTCCAGGAGCGCCTGGACATCCCGATCTTCCACGACGACCAGCACGGTACGGCCGTCGTGACGCTCGCGGCGCTCAGGAACGCGGCGCGGCTGAGCGGGCGCGAGATCGGGCAGCTGCGGGCCGTCATCTCGGGCGCCGGCGCGGCCGGTGTCGCCATCGCCAAGATGCTGGTCGAGGCCGGCATCGGGGACGTGGCCGTGGCGGACCGCAAGGGCGTCGTGTCGGCCGACCGGGACGACCTGACGCCGGTCAAGCGCGAGCTGGCCGGCTTCACGAACAAGGCCGGCCTCAGCGGCTCGCTGGAGACCGCCCTCGCGGGCGCGGACGTCTTCATCGGCGTCTCCGGCGGTACGGTCCCCGAGGAGGCCGTGGCCTCCATGGCCGAGGGCGCCTTCGTGTTCGCGATGGCCAACCCGAACCCCGAGGTGCACCCGGACGTCGCGCACAAGTACGCGGCGGTCGTCGCCACCGGGCGCTCGGACTTCCCGAACCAGATCAACAACGTGCTGGCCTTCCCCGGGATCTTCGCGGGCGCGCTCCAGGTGCGGGCCACGCGGATCACCGAGGGAATGAAGATCGCCGCGGCCGAGGCACTGGCCGCGGTGGTCGGTGACGACCTCGCCGCCGACTACGTGATCCCCTCGCCGTTCGACGAGCGGGTTGCTCCCGCGGTCACCGCCGCGGTCGCCGCCGCGGCTCGGGCAGAGGGCGTCGCTCGTCGCTGA
- a CDS encoding zinc-binding dehydrogenase — MFAVYAARIDRDQPLSGLELGERPAPEARPGWSTITVRAASLNHHDLWSLRGVGLPEDRLPMILGCDAAGVDADGNEVVLHSVIGQTGHGVGPDEPRSILTERYQGTFAEQVAVPTWNVLPKPKELSFAEAACLPTAWLTAYRMLFTNAGVRPGDSVLVQGAGGGVATAAIVLGKAAGLRVFATSRDEARRKRALELGAVEAVEPGARLPQRVDAVIETVGAATWSHSVKSLRPGGTLVISGATSGDRPSHAELTRIFFLELKVVGSTMGTKDELEDLLAFCAATGVRPVIDEELPLDRAREGFERLASGEQFGKIVLTSS; from the coding sequence ATGTTCGCTGTCTACGCCGCCCGAATCGACCGCGACCAGCCGCTCAGCGGCCTCGAGTTGGGGGAGCGTCCGGCTCCCGAGGCCCGTCCCGGCTGGAGCACCATCACTGTGCGGGCCGCTTCCCTCAACCACCACGACCTCTGGTCCCTGCGGGGCGTCGGCCTCCCGGAGGACCGGCTGCCGATGATCCTCGGCTGCGACGCCGCCGGTGTCGACGCGGACGGCAACGAGGTCGTCCTGCACTCCGTCATCGGCCAGACCGGCCACGGCGTCGGCCCCGACGAGCCGCGGTCCATCCTCACCGAGCGCTACCAGGGCACCTTCGCCGAACAGGTCGCCGTGCCGACCTGGAACGTCCTGCCCAAGCCCAAGGAGCTGTCCTTCGCCGAGGCCGCCTGTCTGCCGACCGCCTGGCTGACGGCGTACCGGATGCTGTTCACCAACGCCGGGGTACGACCCGGCGACTCGGTCCTCGTGCAGGGCGCGGGCGGGGGTGTCGCCACGGCCGCGATCGTCCTCGGCAAGGCGGCCGGGCTGCGGGTCTTCGCCACCAGCCGCGACGAGGCCAGGCGCAAGCGGGCCCTGGAGCTCGGTGCGGTGGAGGCCGTGGAGCCCGGGGCGCGGCTGCCGCAGCGGGTCGACGCCGTCATCGAGACCGTGGGCGCCGCCACCTGGTCCCACTCGGTGAAGTCCCTGCGGCCGGGCGGCACGCTCGTCATCTCCGGCGCCACCAGCGGGGACCGGCCCTCGCACGCCGAACTGACCCGGATCTTCTTCCTGGAGCTGAAGGTGGTCGGCTCCACCATGGGCACCAAGGACGAGCTGGAGGACCTGCTCGCCTTCTGCGCCGCGACGGGGGTACGGCCCGTCATCGACGAGGAGCTGCCGCTGGACCGGGCCCGCGAGGGCTTCGAGCGGCTCGCGTCCGGGGAGCAGTTCGGCAAGATCGTGCTGACCAGCTCCTGA
- a CDS encoding PadR family transcriptional regulator, whose product MPPVFAHGRLRLYLLKLLDEAPRHGYEVIRLLEERFQGLYAPSAGTVYPRLAKLEAEGLVRHTTEGGRKVYAITDAGRAELADRSGELADLELEIRESVAELAAEMRADVRGAAGDLRREMRAAASEARRGAKTSGAEHFYGEYGEPSDKDAWKAAKEEMRRARQEWKEQARRAKDESRRAREEAERARRQAQEAQARARAQAQEEIQRIARRVQDRVQDHFGRGDWPTGVREGLSELAREFGDLGRDVGGDRGSSRTTGSAGSAPASEPHCTTAPEDFPAEYEPSWAHEDFTGDPARDLDRLLDRFRDGIRDAARDHGVTSAQVHEARRHLTTAAARITAVLRTR is encoded by the coding sequence ATGCCTCCCGTCTTCGCCCACGGCCGCCTCCGCCTGTACCTGCTGAAGCTGCTCGACGAGGCCCCGCGCCACGGCTACGAGGTGATCAGGCTCCTGGAGGAGCGCTTCCAGGGTCTCTACGCCCCCTCCGCGGGCACGGTCTACCCCCGCCTGGCCAAGCTGGAGGCGGAGGGCCTGGTCCGGCACACCACCGAGGGCGGCCGCAAGGTGTACGCGATCACGGACGCCGGCCGCGCCGAACTCGCCGACCGCAGCGGTGAGCTGGCCGACCTGGAGCTGGAGATCCGCGAGTCGGTCGCGGAACTGGCCGCCGAGATGAGGGCCGATGTGCGCGGCGCGGCCGGCGACCTGCGCCGCGAGATGCGCGCCGCCGCCTCCGAGGCCCGCCGGGGTGCGAAGACGTCCGGGGCCGAGCACTTCTACGGGGAGTACGGCGAGCCGAGCGACAAGGATGCCTGGAAGGCCGCCAAGGAGGAGATGCGCCGGGCCAGGCAGGAGTGGAAGGAGCAGGCGCGGCGCGCCAAGGACGAGAGCCGCAGGGCCCGCGAGGAGGCCGAGCGGGCCCGCCGCCAGGCCCAGGAGGCGCAGGCGCGGGCGCGGGCCCAGGCACAGGAGGAGATCCAGCGTATCGCGCGCCGCGTCCAGGACCGTGTCCAGGACCACTTCGGCCGCGGCGACTGGCCGACGGGCGTCCGCGAGGGCCTGTCGGAACTGGCCAGGGAGTTCGGGGACCTCGGCAGGGACGTCGGCGGGGACCGGGGCTCCTCCCGCACCACCGGATCCGCCGGATCCGCCCCCGCCTCGGAACCGCACTGCACCACCGCGCCGGAGGACTTCCCCGCCGAGTACGAACCGTCCTGGGCCCACGAGGACTTCACCGGCGACCCGGCCCGCGACCTGGACCGCCTCCTGGACCGCTTCCGCGACGGCATCCGCGACGCGGCCCGCGACCACGGAGTCACCTCCGCCCAGGTCCACGAGGCCCGCCGCCACCTCACCACGGCGGCGGCCCGCATCACAGCGGTCCTCCGCACACGCTGA